The Bacillota bacterium genome contains a region encoding:
- a CDS encoding ABC transporter substrate-binding protein → MRHFGRIAVHIIIVGVIIGTLLCAGLVSAASPTAIKFWGGWTGPDRFGMEKIVTNFIKENPDIRVQFFTAPWTEVFTKFGTTFGTSAGPDLLAMHVADISQFASRGMLLPVEDIAAQNKIQASDFPPSVWQGQFYKGRQYGIPLDYHPMAIYKNVDLFKKAGLDPNITFDSKEEFINALKKLTVKDSSGKIVQYGIAIGSNHPHTMRYWYSLLFQAGGSFLNESGTKAAFNSEAGVKALQFLHDLIYTYKVAPTHESDIDKDFLTGRVATLIEGPWWVPGIKEQKGLQATVAPFPKIFEKPAVWAGSHTLTLPKQANKKKLDAAIKLLNYIIAHSVDWGAAGQIPASKSVIASEAYKNLVDYKYYKTFIDQADTIRYEPLMVQNASFGSDNQMSPVLNAIFAVILNEKTPKEALDEAAEEVNAILE, encoded by the coding sequence ATGAGACACTTCGGAAGGATTGCAGTTCATATCATAATAGTCGGCGTGATCATAGGAACCCTTTTGTGCGCAGGTTTGGTAAGTGCTGCCAGTCCAACCGCCATTAAGTTCTGGGGAGGCTGGACTGGCCCGGATCGTTTCGGCATGGAGAAGATCGTGACTAATTTTATTAAAGAAAATCCTGATATCCGCGTGCAATTCTTCACCGCTCCCTGGACGGAGGTTTTTACCAAGTTCGGTACCACCTTTGGGACGAGCGCCGGTCCGGATCTGCTGGCGATGCATGTAGCGGACATATCTCAATTCGCCTCGCGGGGAATGCTGTTGCCTGTTGAGGATATCGCCGCTCAAAACAAGATACAGGCGAGCGACTTCCCGCCTTCCGTTTGGCAGGGTCAATTCTATAAGGGCAGGCAGTATGGTATCCCATTAGATTATCACCCGATGGCGATTTACAAGAATGTTGACTTGTTTAAAAAGGCCGGCCTGGATCCTAATATAACATTCGATAGTAAAGAAGAATTCATTAACGCCTTGAAGAAACTTACTGTAAAGGATAGTTCAGGCAAGATTGTTCAATATGGTATCGCGATCGGGTCAAACCACCCACATACTATGAGATACTGGTACAGCCTGCTCTTCCAGGCGGGCGGGTCGTTCTTGAATGAGAGCGGCACCAAGGCCGCCTTTAATAGCGAGGCAGGCGTAAAGGCGCTGCAGTTTTTACATGATTTAATCTACACCTATAAGGTTGCTCCTACCCACGAGAGCGATATCGATAAGGATTTCCTGACAGGGCGGGTTGCAACGCTGATCGAAGGCCCATGGTGGGTGCCGGGTATCAAGGAGCAGAAGGGTCTTCAGGCGACAGTCGCTCCATTCCCGAAGATATTTGAGAAGCCGGCGGTGTGGGCCGGTTCCCATACTTTGACGCTTCCTAAACAGGCGAATAAAAAGAAGCTAGACGCGGCGATCAAGCTTTTGAACTACATTATCGCTCACAGCGTGGATTGGGGAGCCGCAGGCCAGATTCCGGCGTCGAAATCGGTTATAGCGAGCGAGGCATATAAGAACCTGGTTGACTACAAGTATTATAAGACTTTCATCGACCAGGCTGATACGATCCGCTATGAACCCCTGATGGTGCAAAATGCAAGTTTCGGCTCGGATAATCAGATGTCGCCGGTCCTCAACGCTATCTTTGCTGTTATTCTCAACGAGAAGACCCCCAAAGAGGCGCTTGATGAGGCAGCGGAGGAGGTCAACGCAATCCTCGAGTAG